A window of the Gossypium hirsutum isolate 1008001.06 chromosome A05, Gossypium_hirsutum_v2.1, whole genome shotgun sequence genome harbors these coding sequences:
- the LOC107959619 gene encoding U-box domain-containing protein 26, producing MREVEMTVPHLFRCPISLDLFTDPVTLCTGQTYDRSSIEKWLAAGNLTCPVTMQKLHDPSLVPNHNLRHLIQQWRQMDHRFGPDYFTAIDPLVSLKHCLQSPQSTFQEKLEALQKIQLLTDQTPSTNPFLIQIGFLPLLLQLSFQMVDPEFSQDYMNFVEQGLICVLKLLPYGELESLNMLKQESKLESLVVLFEHGSIMMKQSLCHLVGVISSSSSTRELCAMIGKHPRFLNLIVCVVNQNNEASETGIKAISALCCLESNRGKLVQQGLIDALVTYMLNSERSLAAMAMAILEQVLGIERAKEALIKNPNGVKAVVKMVFRVSEHEGSESAVNSLMMVCRESLEAREKAIVAGVLTQLLLLLQSQCNGRTKTKATTLLKLL from the coding sequence ATGAGAGAAGTTGAAATGACAGTACCTCATTTATTTAGATGCCCAATCAGTCTGGACTTGTTCACAGATCCTGTCACTCTCTGTACGGGTCAAACTTATGATAGATCAAGCATAGAAAAATGGTTAGCTGCAGGTAATCTCACATGCCCCGTTACAATGCAAAAGCTCCATGATCCCTCTCTTGTTCCAAATCATAACCTTCGTCATTTGATTCAACAATGGCGTCAAATGGATCACCGATTTGGCCCTGATTACTTCACTGCAATCGACCCTTTAGTCTCCCTCAAGCACTGCCTTCAATCCCCTCAATCCACCTTCCAAGAAAAACTTGAAGCACTGCAAAAGATCCAACTCCTTACCGATCAAACACCTTCTACAAATCCCTTTTTGATCCAAATAGGCTTCTTGCCTTTACTTTTGCAACTAAGTTTCCAAATGGTAGACCCTGAATTCTCCCAAGATTATATGAACTTTGTGGAACAAGGGCTTATTTGTGTTCTTAAGTTGCTTCCTTATGGAGAATTAGAGAGTTTGAATATGCTTAAACAAGAGTCTAAATTGGAATCTCTTGTAGTCCTATTCGAGCATGGCAGTATAATGATGAAGCAAAGCTTGTGCCATCTCGTGGGGGTAATTTCATCATCCTCATCAACCAGAGAGCTTTGTGCAATGATTGGGAAACACCCAAGATTCTTAAATTTAATCGTCTGTGTTGTTAACCAAAATAATGAGGCATCCGAGACTGGAATCAAAGCCATTTCAGCACTGTGTTGCTTGGAATCAAATAGGGGAAAACTGGTTCAACAGGGCCTAATCGACGCCCTGGTAACATATATGTTAAACTCTGAAAGGAGCTTGGCAGCAATGGCAATGGCGATACTAGAGCAAGTGTTGGGGATAGAAAGAGCAAAAGAAGCACTGATAAAGAACCCAAACGGTGTGAAAGCAGTGGTGAAGATGGTATTCAGGGTATCAGAGCACGAAGGAAGTGAAAGTGCAGTTAACTCATTGATGATGGTGTGTCGGGAATCATTGGAAGCAAGGGAAAAAGCTATAGTAGCTGGAGTTTTAACACAGTTGCTGCTGCTTTTACAGAGCCAGTGTAATGGTAGGACCAAAACAAAGGCAACAACATTGCTGAAGCTGCTATGA